The Acidobacteriota bacterium genome window below encodes:
- the ilvB gene encoding biosynthetic-type acetolactate synthase large subunit — protein sequence MASSSVSPSAPSRVQRLQGSDILAEALVRENVEVIFGYPGGASMEIHQALTRLGVQDKIRVILPRHEQGGIFMAEGYAKATGKVGVALATSGPGATNLVTGIADAKMDSVPIVAVTGQVPQTMIGKDAFQETDIVGITRPITKHNYLVQKVSDLPHIVKEAFHVASSGRPGPVLIDIPKDVQQSSAKPKWPSRVDLRSYRSKIKARDRELGQIARAIRKSRRPIIYAGNGIICSNASGELRRFVEKTGIPTVMTVLGLGSFPAGHPLCFDMLGMHGAVYANYAVNNADLLLAFGVRFDDRVTGKAEEFAKHGTIVHVDIDSSEINKIKPAQIPVTGDVHDLLRRLNRMDLGKTDYSGWLWNLMEVKRSKPFHYRQEGDRIMPQYVLDLLSRKTRGKAILTTGVGQHQMWAAQYFKFVYPRTLLTSAGLGAMGFGYPAALGAKLGCPDWEVIDVDGDGSFVMNIQELATAYAEEIPVKALILNNQHLGMVVQWEDRFYSSNRAHTFIGDPRDPKNIYPDFVSLAQGFGLPARRITRREEVSDALDEMLDSKTAYVLDVVIPYTEHVLPMIPSGHTFADTIYDEA from the coding sequence ATGGCTTCCTCAAGTGTCTCCCCCAGCGCCCCCTCCCGAGTGCAAAGACTCCAGGGCTCGGACATTCTGGCCGAGGCTCTGGTGCGGGAGAACGTAGAGGTGATTTTCGGGTATCCCGGCGGAGCCTCGATGGAGATTCATCAGGCTCTGACCCGGCTGGGAGTCCAGGACAAGATCCGGGTCATCCTTCCCCGTCATGAGCAAGGCGGCATCTTCATGGCGGAAGGGTATGCCAAGGCCACGGGAAAGGTGGGCGTTGCCCTGGCGACGTCCGGTCCCGGGGCGACCAACCTGGTGACGGGAATCGCCGACGCCAAGATGGACTCGGTCCCCATCGTGGCCGTCACCGGACAGGTGCCCCAGACCATGATCGGGAAGGACGCCTTTCAGGAGACCGACATTGTCGGGATCACCCGTCCCATCACCAAGCACAACTACCTGGTCCAGAAAGTCTCGGACCTGCCCCACATCGTCAAGGAGGCCTTCCACGTGGCGTCCAGCGGGCGGCCCGGTCCGGTTCTGATCGACATTCCCAAGGACGTCCAACAGTCCAGCGCCAAGCCCAAGTGGCCGTCCCGCGTGGACCTCCGGAGCTATCGCTCGAAAATCAAGGCCAGGGACCGGGAACTGGGTCAGATCGCACGGGCGATTCGCAAGTCCAGGCGCCCCATCATCTACGCCGGCAACGGCATCATCTGCTCCAATGCCTCCGGAGAGTTGCGGCGCTTCGTCGAGAAGACGGGCATTCCCACGGTGATGACGGTCCTGGGCCTGGGCAGTTTCCCGGCCGGCCATCCTCTCTGCTTCGACATGCTGGGCATGCATGGCGCCGTCTACGCCAACTACGCGGTCAACAACGCCGATCTGCTGCTGGCCTTCGGAGTTCGCTTCGATGACCGCGTCACCGGAAAGGCCGAGGAATTCGCCAAGCACGGCACCATCGTCCACGTGGACATCGATTCTTCCGAGATCAACAAGATCAAGCCGGCCCAGATTCCGGTGACCGGTGACGTCCACGACCTCTTGCGGCGTCTCAACCGGATGGACTTGGGCAAGACGGACTACTCCGGTTGGTTGTGGAACTTGATGGAGGTGAAGCGTTCCAAGCCCTTCCACTACCGCCAGGAGGGAGACCGGATCATGCCGCAGTACGTTCTGGACCTCCTCTCCCGGAAAACCCGGGGCAAGGCCATTCTCACCACCGGGGTGGGTCAGCACCAGATGTGGGCCGCGCAGTACTTCAAGTTCGTCTATCCTCGCACGCTTCTGACTTCGGCGGGTCTGGGGGCCATGGGGTTCGGCTATCCGGCGGCGCTGGGCGCCAAGCTGGGCTGCCCTGACTGGGAGGTCATCGACGTGGACGGAGACGGAAGCTTCGTCATGAACATCCAGGAGCTGGCGACCGCCTATGCGGAGGAAATCCCGGTCAAGGCGCTGATCCTGAACAACCAGCACCTGGGCATGGTGGTCCAGTGGGAGGATCGCTTCTACTCCAGCAATCGGGCTCACACCTTCATCGGCGATCCCCGGGATCCGAAGAACATCTATCCCGACTTCGTCTCTCTGGCCCAGGGGTTCGGACTCCCGGCGCGCCGAATCACCCGGCGGGAGGAAGTTTCCGACGCCCTGGACGAGATGTTGGACAGCAAGACCGCCTACGTTCTGGACGTCGTGATCCCCTATACGGAGCACGTCCTGCCCATGATTCCGTCGGGACACACCTTCGCCGATACCATCTACGACGAGGCGTAG